The [Bacillus] selenitireducens MLS10 genome includes a region encoding these proteins:
- a CDS encoding chemotaxis protein CheD — MSNVIKVGMADLNVVKPPDTIRTSGLGSCVGVIIYDERAKVAGMAHVMLPDSSYARNDKINRAKYADTAMEDLVDRVVAIGASKTRLKAKLAGGAQMFNFSSSNEAMRIGPRNAEAVKEHLKIYRIPVIYEDTGGSSGRTIEFDPESSELEIRTVNKGVVKV, encoded by the coding sequence ATGAGTAATGTGATAAAAGTGGGAATGGCAGATTTGAATGTTGTGAAGCCGCCAGATACGATCCGAACGTCGGGCCTCGGATCGTGTGTCGGTGTGATCATTTATGATGAGAGAGCAAAGGTAGCGGGTATGGCGCATGTCATGCTGCCTGACTCATCGTATGCACGAAATGATAAAATCAATCGTGCCAAATATGCAGATACCGCTATGGAAGATCTGGTTGATCGTGTGGTGGCGATCGGTGCCAGTAAAACAAGACTAAAGGCCAAGCTTGCAGGTGGTGCACAAATGTTCAACTTTTCATCATCCAATGAAGCGATGAGAATAGGTCCACGCAATGCAGAAGCAGTTAAAGAACATTTGAAAATCTACCGGATTCCAGTGATCTATGAGGATACAGGCGGAAGCAGCGGAAGAACCATTGAGTTCGATCCGGAGTCTTCAGAACTTGAAATACGTACGGTCAATAAAGGTGTGGTGAAGGTTTAA